One genomic region from Leptospira tipperaryensis encodes:
- a CDS encoding LemA family protein has translation MKTKFLSKVFLVSMLVLTTLASSNCGYNAIQEEDEAVTASWAEVLNQYQRRADLIPNLVNTVKGYAAQEEKVLVEVTKARAGVGSIQADEKTLNNPELFKKYAQAQSQMTSALSRLMVVVEKYPELKSNENFRDLQAQLEGTENRITVARNRYIQSVQKYNVTIRQFPSNLTAKIFGFQTKPSFTVENEKEISKPPEVKF, from the coding sequence TTGAAAACGAAGTTTCTATCCAAAGTATTTTTGGTTTCTATGCTGGTCCTTACGACCTTGGCTTCTTCCAATTGTGGTTACAACGCGATCCAAGAAGAAGACGAGGCCGTCACCGCTTCTTGGGCGGAAGTATTAAACCAATATCAGAGAAGAGCGGATCTCATCCCGAATCTTGTCAACACGGTAAAAGGTTACGCGGCTCAAGAAGAGAAAGTCTTGGTCGAAGTTACAAAAGCGCGCGCCGGAGTCGGTTCGATTCAAGCGGATGAAAAAACTCTCAACAACCCGGAACTTTTTAAAAAATACGCGCAAGCGCAATCTCAGATGACCTCGGCGCTTTCCAGACTTATGGTCGTCGTGGAAAAATATCCCGAACTCAAATCCAACGAAAACTTTCGAGACCTCCAAGCACAGTTGGAAGGAACCGAAAATAGAATCACCGTTGCAAGAAATCGTTATATACAATCCGTACAAAAATACAACGTAACGATTCGACAATTCCCGAGCAACTTAACCGCGAAGATCTTCGGATTTCAGACCAAACCTTCTTTTACGGTTGAAAACGAAAAAGAAATCTCCAAACCTCCGGAAGTTAAATTTTAA
- a CDS encoding DUF736 family protein translates to MAEYALKEKKGSLFSNATKEKETQPDYTGKVLLEGKTYRLAGWIRKSATGRNYLSLSISEPNPEKKPGGNQAEETDGNDFTDIEEDFPF, encoded by the coding sequence ATGGCAGAATACGCTCTCAAAGAAAAAAAAGGAAGTCTCTTTAGCAACGCGACCAAGGAAAAGGAAACTCAACCGGATTACACGGGAAAAGTCTTGCTGGAAGGAAAAACCTATCGTCTCGCGGGATGGATCCGAAAGTCAGCGACCGGAAGAAACTATCTATCCTTGAGTATCTCCGAGCCCAATCCCGAAAAAAAACCGGGCGGAAACCAAGCCGAAGAGACGGACGGGAACGACTTTACGGATATAGAAGAAGATTTTCCGTTTTGA